The proteins below come from a single Sander lucioperca isolate FBNREF2018 chromosome 20, SLUC_FBN_1.2, whole genome shotgun sequence genomic window:
- the c20h11orf98 gene encoding uncharacterized protein C11orf98 homolog isoform X2 yields the protein MSPPGGKINRPKTELGRNLNKRRRVLSREKRKRRLIVGAVIDEGLITIHHLKKRKSSARANITLSGKKKRKLIKQLQHMQQEKASMEAAAPKKPDSSSAPTKKKNKKKKKRAAGSHDDVEMADAE from the exons ATGTCTCCGCCAGGAGGAAAAATCAACAGGCCGAAAACA GAACTCGGCAGGAATCTGAACAAGCGGCGGCGAGTTCTgagcagagagaagaggaagagacgTCTGATAGTCGGAGCCGTGATCGACGAGGGACTCATCACCATCCATCACCTGAAGAAGAGAAA GTCGAGTGCGCGGGCGAACATCACGCTGTctgggaagaagaagaggaagttgATCAAACAGCTGCAGCACATGCAGCAGGAGAAGGCCAGTATGGAAG CAGCGGCGCCGAAGAAACCGGACTCCTCGTCTGCTCCGACCaagaagaagaataagaagaagaagaagagagcagCCGGGTCACATGATGACGTAGAGATGGCCGACGCCGAATGA
- the c20h11orf98 gene encoding uncharacterized protein C11orf98 homolog isoform X1 yields the protein MSPPGGKINRPKTELGRNLNKRRRVLSREKRKRRLIVGAVIDEGLITIHHLKKRKSSARANITLSGKKKRKLIKQLQHMQQEKASMEVAAAAAAAPKKPDSSSAPTKKKNKKKKKRAAGSHDDVEMADAE from the exons ATGTCTCCGCCAGGAGGAAAAATCAACAGGCCGAAAACA GAACTCGGCAGGAATCTGAACAAGCGGCGGCGAGTTCTgagcagagagaagaggaagagacgTCTGATAGTCGGAGCCGTGATCGACGAGGGACTCATCACCATCCATCACCTGAAGAAGAGAAA GTCGAGTGCGCGGGCGAACATCACGCTGTctgggaagaagaagaggaagttgATCAAACAGCTGCAGCACATGCAGCAGGAGAAGGCCAGTATGGAAG TGGCCGCTGCGGCAGCAGCGGCGCCGAAGAAACCGGACTCCTCGTCTGCTCCGACCaagaagaagaataagaagaagaagaagagagcagCCGGGTCACATGATGACGTAGAGATGGCCGACGCCGAATGA